A window of the Lysinibacillus irui genome harbors these coding sequences:
- a CDS encoding amidohydrolase: MTPTAYWLINVRLETAYHYDKGTVTGTKTALFNVLIENGEIKQIISGDQPLETDLPKRDARSYLMLPAFRDMHIHIDKTYFGGPWKAPSIPTEGLITRLKEEEVLLPSLLPVAEERAKKLLDLLLHAGSTHIRTHCNIDPFIGLKNLEAVLRAKEAFRNKVALEIVAFPQHGLLRSDSVSLVREALRSGASLVGGVDPATIDENIEKSLQTVMELAVEANANVDLHIHDPGHLGIFTFKRLAALTEEAGWQGRVTISHAMALADVSREEATEVAALLAYHSIDITSSVPIGQTIPIPLLDQKGVQISLGDDSITDHWSPFGMGDSLEKAGTLAERFGLSDEHSLAQSLKYITGGVTPLNSEGQLVWPNIGDEADVVFVEATCSAEAIARRARRVAVLFKGNVVSGEL, encoded by the coding sequence ATGACGCCAACAGCATATTGGTTAATAAATGTACGATTAGAAACGGCTTATCATTACGATAAGGGGACTGTTACAGGAACCAAAACAGCTCTTTTTAATGTTCTCATTGAAAATGGGGAAATAAAGCAGATAATTAGTGGAGATCAGCCGCTAGAAACGGATTTACCTAAACGAGATGCACGAAGTTATTTAATGCTTCCTGCTTTTAGAGATATGCATATTCATATTGATAAAACATATTTTGGCGGGCCGTGGAAGGCTCCTTCGATACCAACAGAAGGTCTTATCACAAGGTTAAAAGAAGAAGAGGTACTACTTCCAAGCTTATTGCCTGTTGCAGAGGAACGAGCGAAAAAGTTATTAGATTTACTTTTACACGCTGGTTCAACACATATTCGGACGCATTGTAATATCGATCCGTTTATTGGTTTGAAAAATCTAGAAGCTGTGTTACGAGCAAAAGAGGCCTTTCGAAATAAGGTAGCTTTAGAGATCGTGGCTTTCCCACAGCATGGGTTATTGCGTAGTGACTCCGTTTCTTTAGTAAGAGAAGCATTACGTAGTGGAGCGTCACTAGTAGGTGGCGTAGATCCAGCGACAATCGATGAAAACATTGAGAAATCATTACAAACGGTAATGGAGCTAGCAGTGGAAGCAAATGCAAATGTTGATTTACATATCCATGATCCAGGTCATTTAGGCATCTTTACCTTTAAACGATTAGCAGCCTTAACCGAGGAAGCAGGGTGGCAGGGAAGGGTGACAATTAGTCATGCGATGGCTCTTGCGGATGTTTCTAGGGAAGAGGCAACTGAAGTAGCAGCGTTGCTAGCGTACCATAGTATTGATATTACCTCATCAGTTCCAATAGGTCAGACAATTCCTATTCCATTATTAGATCAAAAAGGAGTACAAATCTCTTTAGGAGATGATAGTATTACGGATCACTGGTCGCCATTCGGTATGGGTGACAGCTTAGAAAAAGCAGGAACACTAGCTGAACGCTTTGGTTTAAGTGATGAACATTCACTTGCTCAAAGTCTAAAGTATATTACTGGAGGCGTGACACCTTTAAACAGTGAGGGACAACTTGTTTGGCCGAATATTGGAGATGAAGCGGATGTTGTTTTTGTTGAAGCAACTTGTTCAGCAGAAGCAATAGCAAGAAGAGCAAGACGAGTGGCAGTACTCTTTAAAGGAAATGTCGTTTCAGGAGAACTTTAA
- a CDS encoding nucleoside deaminase, whose amino-acid sequence MKRQDFMKQVLDLARENESTKHGAPFGAIVVKDGQVIGSGVNEVTVTNDLTNHAEIQAIRQACHTLKTTSLEGCEMYASTEPCPMCLSAVYFSKISTVYFYNASNPSQDYVYNQLSLPPKERAIQMVQLVNLQ is encoded by the coding sequence ATGAAACGGCAAGACTTTATGAAACAAGTGCTTGACTTAGCGCGGGAAAATGAAAGTACGAAACATGGTGCTCCTTTTGGCGCCATTGTAGTAAAAGATGGCCAAGTGATAGGGTCTGGCGTGAATGAAGTGACAGTTACCAATGATCTAACGAATCATGCAGAGATTCAAGCAATAAGACAAGCTTGTCATACATTGAAAACGACTAGTTTAGAAGGTTGCGAAATGTATGCGAGTACTGAACCGTGTCCTATGTGTTTAAGTGCCGTCTATTTTTCTAAAATCTCAACTGTTTATTTTTATAATGCTAGTAACCCTAGTCAAGATTATGTCTACAATCAACTATCTTTACCCCCAAAAGAGAGAGCCATTCAAATGGTTCAACTAGTTAATCTTCAATAA